A region of Anticarsia gemmatalis isolate Benzon Research Colony breed Stoneville strain chromosome 18, ilAntGemm2 primary, whole genome shotgun sequence DNA encodes the following proteins:
- the LOC142980430 gene encoding alpha-N-acetylgalactosaminidase isoform X2, which translates to MASWKSVGLWTVCVVLCLLGKISGLDNGLALTPPMGWLAWERFRCNTDCKNDPDNCISDRLFRTMTDILVSEGYAAVGYEYINVDDCWPERERDSRGRLVPDRERFPYGMKSLADYVHSKGLKFGIYEDYGNFTCAGYPGVVGHLAGDAATFAQWGVDYVKLDGCYALPADMDYGYPEFGRQLNLTGKQMVYSCSWPVYQIYAGIQPNFSSIIEHCNLWRNFDDIQDSWASVESIIDYYGNHQDVIVPNAGPGHWNDPDMLIIGNFGLSYEQSKTQFAIWAILAAPLLMSVDLRTIRPEYKAILQNRKIIEVDQDPLGIQGRRIYKHRGIEIWSRPILPIQGQYYSYAVAFVNRRTDGTPSDVAVTLRELGLNNPAGYRVEDLYEDVDYGVLSPQTKIKVKVNPSGVVILRADAQHSYAFNAIPTRTPYTPLNDVFRLNNK; encoded by the exons ATGGCTAGTTGGAAGTCTGTTGGGTTGTGGACAGTGTGTGTGGTTCTATGCCTTCTTGGCAAGATATCCGGGCTGGACAATGGGCTGGCGCTCACGCCGCCCATGGGCTGGCTCGCCTGGGAACGATTTAGGTGTAACACCGATTGTAAAAATGATCCCGATAACTGTATAAG TGATCGTCTGTTCCGTACAATGACGGACATCCTGGTGTCGGAAGGGTACGCGGCGGTCGGCTACGAGTACATCAACGTGGACGACTGCTGGCCAGAGAGGGAGCGGGACTCCCGCGGCAGGCTCGTGCCCGACAGGGAGAGGTTCCCTTACGGCATGAAGAGTTTAGCTGACTAT GTACATAGCAAAGGACTTAAGTTTGGCATTTACGAGGACTATGGTAACTTCACATGCGCTGGATACCCCGGTGTCGTCGGACATCTTGCCGGAG ATGCGGCTACGTTCGCGCAATGGGGTGTGGATTACGTGAAACTTGATGGGTGTTACGCTTTACCGGCTGACATGGACTATGGATACCCTGAGTTTGGACGCCAGCTGAACCTCACGGGCAAGCAAATGGTCTACTCTTGCAGCTGGCCCGTCTACCAGATTTATGCCGGTATTCAG CCCAACTTCTCGTCGATCATCGAACACTGCAACTTGTGGCGCAACTTTGACGACATACAAGACTCGTGGGCTTCCGTCGAGTCTATCATAGACTACTACGGAAATCACCAGGACGTCATCGTCCCCAACGCTGGACCTGGACATTGGAATGATCCCGACATG TTAATCATCGGAAACTTCGGGCTCTCATACGAACAAAGTAAGACACAGTTTGCGATCTGGGCCATACTCGCGGCGCCACTGCTCATGAGCGTGGACCTTAGGACCATACGGCCGGAGTACAAGGCCATATTGCAGAACAGAAAGATTATCGAAGTCGACCAGGACCCCCTCGGTATTCAAGGAAGAAGGATATACAag CACCGCGGCATCGAGATCTGGTCTCGTCCGATCCTGCCGATCCAGGGCCAGTACTACTCGTACGCGGTGGCCTTCGTCAACCGTCGGACTGACGGCACGCCTTCAGACGTCGCCGTCACGCTTAGGGAACTTGGATTGAACAACCCTGCTGGATACAGGGTCGAG GATTTGTACGAGGACGTGGACTACGGTGTACTGTCGCCGCAGACGAAGATCAAAGTGAAAGTGAACCCCTCAG
- the LOC142980430 gene encoding alpha-N-acetylgalactosaminidase isoform X1, whose product MASWKSVGLWTVCVVLCLLGKISGLDNGLALTPPMGWLAWERFRCNTDCKNDPDNCISDRLFRTMTDILVSEGYAAVGYEYINVDDCWPERERDSRGRLVPDRERFPYGMKSLADYVHSKGLKFGIYEDYGNFTCAGYPGVVGHLAGDAATFAQWGVDYVKLDGCYALPADMDYGYPEFGRQLNLTGKQMVYSCSWPVYQIYAGIQPNFSSIIEHCNLWRNFDDIQDSWASVESIIDYYGNHQDVIVPNAGPGHWNDPDMLIIGNFGLSYEQSKTQFAIWAILAAPLLMSVDLRTIRPEYKAILQNRKIIEVDQDPLGIQGRRIYKHRGIEIWSRPILPIQGQYYSYAVAFVNRRTDGTPSDVAVTLRELGLNNPAGYRVEDLYEDVDYGVLSPQTKIKVKVNPSGSVVILRADAQHSYAFNAIPTRTPYTPLNDVFRLNNK is encoded by the exons ATGGCTAGTTGGAAGTCTGTTGGGTTGTGGACAGTGTGTGTGGTTCTATGCCTTCTTGGCAAGATATCCGGGCTGGACAATGGGCTGGCGCTCACGCCGCCCATGGGCTGGCTCGCCTGGGAACGATTTAGGTGTAACACCGATTGTAAAAATGATCCCGATAACTGTATAAG TGATCGTCTGTTCCGTACAATGACGGACATCCTGGTGTCGGAAGGGTACGCGGCGGTCGGCTACGAGTACATCAACGTGGACGACTGCTGGCCAGAGAGGGAGCGGGACTCCCGCGGCAGGCTCGTGCCCGACAGGGAGAGGTTCCCTTACGGCATGAAGAGTTTAGCTGACTAT GTACATAGCAAAGGACTTAAGTTTGGCATTTACGAGGACTATGGTAACTTCACATGCGCTGGATACCCCGGTGTCGTCGGACATCTTGCCGGAG ATGCGGCTACGTTCGCGCAATGGGGTGTGGATTACGTGAAACTTGATGGGTGTTACGCTTTACCGGCTGACATGGACTATGGATACCCTGAGTTTGGACGCCAGCTGAACCTCACGGGCAAGCAAATGGTCTACTCTTGCAGCTGGCCCGTCTACCAGATTTATGCCGGTATTCAG CCCAACTTCTCGTCGATCATCGAACACTGCAACTTGTGGCGCAACTTTGACGACATACAAGACTCGTGGGCTTCCGTCGAGTCTATCATAGACTACTACGGAAATCACCAGGACGTCATCGTCCCCAACGCTGGACCTGGACATTGGAATGATCCCGACATG TTAATCATCGGAAACTTCGGGCTCTCATACGAACAAAGTAAGACACAGTTTGCGATCTGGGCCATACTCGCGGCGCCACTGCTCATGAGCGTGGACCTTAGGACCATACGGCCGGAGTACAAGGCCATATTGCAGAACAGAAAGATTATCGAAGTCGACCAGGACCCCCTCGGTATTCAAGGAAGAAGGATATACAag CACCGCGGCATCGAGATCTGGTCTCGTCCGATCCTGCCGATCCAGGGCCAGTACTACTCGTACGCGGTGGCCTTCGTCAACCGTCGGACTGACGGCACGCCTTCAGACGTCGCCGTCACGCTTAGGGAACTTGGATTGAACAACCCTGCTGGATACAGGGTCGAG GATTTGTACGAGGACGTGGACTACGGTGTACTGTCGCCGCAGACGAAGATCAAAGTGAAAGTGAACCCCTCAGGTAG